A window of the Scleropages formosus chromosome 21, fSclFor1.1, whole genome shotgun sequence genome harbors these coding sequences:
- the mink1 gene encoding misshapen-like kinase 1 isoform X6: MSENAPTRSLDDIDLAALRDPAGIFELVEVVGNGTYGQVYKGRHVKTGQLAAIKVMDVTEEEEEEIKAEINMLKKYSHHRNIATYYGAFVKKSPPGHDDQLWLVMEFCGAGSVTDLVKNTKGNSLKEDWIAYICREILRGLSHLHAHKVIHRDIKGQNVLLTENAEVKLVDFGVSAQLDRTVGRRNTFIGTPYWMAPEVIACDENPDSTYDYRSDIWSLGITAIEMAEGAPPLCDMHPMRALFLIPRNPPPKLKSKKWSKKFIDFIEGCLVKTYPSRPSTEQLLKHPFIRDQPTERQVRIQLKDHIDRTRKKRGEKEETEYEYSGSDEEDENRGDERESSSILNVPGESTLRRDFLRLQQENKERSEALKRQQAQLAAQRRDPEEHKRQLLHDRQKRIEEQKEQRRRLEEQQRKEREMVRQQEKGPHRLLDERRREEDRRLAEREQEYKRKQLEEQRQSERLQRQLQQEHAYLVSLQQQQQQQQQQDKKPQLYHYNKNLEPNNKPAWAREVEERSKLNRQGSPKICTTVSDTAIQSRSDSVSQSGVAQAAQTPPMQRPVEPQGGPGKFQMAHLVPLKPYAAPVPRSQSLCDQPTKTMSAFPTQDPAPSPSPRSIPPRELVRQNSDPTSESPAPQPRAMREDRAPWIQLHEADQPPKVPQRTTSIAAALNTNLSSGIRHPVRASNPDLSRNDRWERGDALSATSNLPQTGSLERHRILTSSKMDSSPVLPQEGHQKAGESRTSSRPSRPADHGLYSKERLEEPPRPPAKANDYSSSSDSSESSEESESGEGPEEEESPTDRPRDADSDSVNTMVVHEEEGEGEEVQQPGGYGDQTMLAQRTPEKRSHNGYTNLPDVVQPSHSPTETAPNSSPGKDSAYNYQSKGLVKASGKTSFTTFVDLGMYQPSGGAGDVAFSQGLGSRFEQLKVEVRKGSMVNVNPANARPHSDTPEIRKYKKRFNSEILCAALWGVNLLVGTENGLKLLDRSGQGKVYPLINSRRFQQMDVLEGLNLLITISGKKNKVRVYYLAWLRNKILHNDPEVEKKQGWTTVGEMEGCVHYKVVKYERIKFLVIALKNSVEVYAWAPKPYHKFMAFKSFGDLPHRPQLVDLTVEEGQRLKVIYGSSAGFHAIDVDSGNNYDIYIPVHIQSQITPHAIVFLPNSDGMEMLLCYEDEGVYVNTYGRIIKDVVLQWGEMPTSVAHICSNQIMGWGEKAIEIRSVETGHLDGVFMHKRAQRLKFLCERNDKVGRRHVSVHTHTRARMHADPHTPAFQVFFASVRSGGSSQVYFMTLNRNCIMNW; the protein is encoded by the exons ATGTCTGAGAACGCGCCGACACGGAGCCTGGACGACATCGACCTCGCGGCGCTGCGG gATCCAGCCGGGATCTTCGAgctggtggaggtggtgggCAATGGCACCTACGGACAGGTGTACAAG GGCCGTCACGTGAAGACTGGTCAGCTGGCCGCCATCAAGGTGATGGATGTGacggaagaggaggaggaggagatcaaGGCTGAGATCAACATGCTGAAGAAGTACAGTCATCACCGCAACATCGCCACCTACTATGGTGCCTTTGTCAAGAAGAGCCCCCCGGGACACGATGACCAGCTCTGG ctGGTGATGGAGTTCTGCGGGGCTGGCTCTGTCACCGACCTGGTGAAGAACACCAAGGGCAACTCTCTGAAGGAGGACTGGATCGCCTACATCTGCAGGGAGATCCTCAGG GGCCTGTCGCACCTCCATGCCCACAAGGTTATCCACAGGGACATCAAGGGTCAGAACGTGCTGCTGACCGAAAATGCTGAGGTCAAACTGG TGGATTTTGGCGTGAGTGCCCAGCTTGACCGCACCGTGGGGCGGAGGAACACTTTCATCGGAACGCCCTACTGGATGGCGCCCGAGGTGATCGCCTGCGATGAGAACCCTGACTCCACCTACGACTACAGG AGCGACATCTGGTCCCTGGGGATCACGGCCATAGAGATGGCGGAAGGAGCTCCTC CTCTCTGTGACATGCATCCAATGAGAGCACTCTTCTTGATCCCCCGGAACCCGCCTCCCAAGCTGAAGTCCAAAAAATG GTCCAAGAAGTTCATCGACTTCATCGAAGGTTGCCTGGTGAAGACGTACCCCAGCAGGCCCTCGACAGAGCAGCTGCTGAAACACCCCTTCATCCGGGACCAGCCCACTGAGAGGCAGGTCCGCATCCAGCTGAAAGACCACATCGACCGCACCCGCAAGAAGAGAGGGGAGAAGG AGGAGACGGAGTACGAGTACAGTGGCAGCGACGAAGAGGATGAGAACCGCGGTGACGAACGCGAGTCTAG CTCCATCCTGAATGTGCCGGGTGAGTCGACGCTGCGAAGGGACTTCTTGCggctgcagcaggagaacaAGGAGCGCTCGGAGGCGCTCAAGAGGCAGCAGGCACAGTTGGCTGCGCAGCGCCGTGACCCCGAGGAGCACAAGCGTCAACTGTTGCATGACCGGCAGAAGCGCATCGAGGAGCAAAAGGAGCAGCGGCGCCGGCTAGAGGAG CAACAGAGGAAGGAGCGGGAGATGGTGCGGCAGCAGGAGAAGGGTCCTCATCGCTTACTGGACGAGCGGCGCAGGGAAGAGGACCGCAGGCTGGCCGAGAGGGAGCAG gagtACAAACGCaagcagctggaggaacagCGGCAGTCGGAGCGTCTGCAGaggcagctgcagcaggagcacgCGTACcttgtgtctctgcagcagcagcaacagcagcagcagcagcaggacaagAAGCCTCAGCTGTATCACTACAACAAGAACTTGGAGCCCAACAACAAGCCTGCCTGGGCCCGTGAG gtggaggagcgcAGTAAACTGAACAGACAGGGCTCCCCCAAGATTTGCACCACAGTATCTGACACAGCTATCCAGTCACGGTCGGACTCTGTCAGCCAATCAGGAGTGGCCCAGGCTGCCCAGACCCCGCCCATGCAGCGGCCTGTCGAACCGCAGGGCGGACCGGGAAAG TTCCAAATGGCCCACCTGGTGCCCCTGAAGCCGTACGCGGCCCCCGTCCCACGCTCCCAGTCGCTCTGCGACCAGCCCACTAAGACCATGTCTGCCTTCCCCACCCAGGACCCTgcccccagcccctccccccgCTCCATCCCCCCCAGGGAACTTGTGCGCCAAAACTCGGACCCCACCTCGGAAAGCCCCGCTCCTCAGCCCCGAGCAATGAGAGAGGACCGTGCACCATGGATCCAGCTGCACGAAGCAGATCAGCCTCCCaag GTACCACAGAGAACGACTTCAATCGCTGCGGCACTCAACACCAACCTGTCTTCTGGGATCAGACACCCAGTGAGAgccag CAACCCGGACCTGAGCCGTAACGACCGCTGGGAAAGGGGCGACGCCCTGAGCGCCACGTCCAACCTGCCCCAGACGGGCTCCCTGGAGAGGCACCGCATATTGA cTTCGTCAAAAATGGACTCGTCCCCCGTCCTGCCCCAGGAGGGACATCAGAAGGCCGGCGAGTCGCGCACCTCGTCCAGGCCGAGCCGTCCAGCC GACCACGGTCTGTACTCGAAGGAGCGGCTGGAGGAGCCCCCCAGGCCCCCCGCCAAGGCCAACGACTACTCCTCGTCCTCGGACAGCAGCGAGAGCAGTGAGGAGAGTGAGAGCGGCGAGGgtccggaggaggaggagagccccACTGATCG CCCTCGAGATGCAGACTCCGACTCAGTGAACACCATGGTGGTCCATGAGGAGGAGGGCGAAGGCGAGGAGGTCCAGCAGCCTGGTGGCTATGGGGACCAGACGATGCTGGCACAACGG ACCCCTGAGAAGCGCAGCCACAACGGCTACACCAACCTGCCAGACGTGGTGCAGCCCTCCCACTCTCCCACGGAGACCGCCCCCAACTCCTCCCCCGGGAAGGACTCCGCCTACAAC TATCAGTCCAAGGGATTGGTCAAAGCATCTGGCAAAACGTCCTTCACAACCTTTGTTGATCTGGGCATGTACCAGCCATCAGGGGGCGCAGGAGACGTAGCCTTTTCGCAGG GCCTTGGCTCCAGGTTTGAGCAGCTGAAGGTGGAAGTGAGGAAGGGCTCCATGGTGAATGTGAACCCCGCCAATGCCCGGCCCCACAGTGACACGCCCGAGATCCGCAAGTACAAGAAGAGGTTCAACTCGGAGATCCTGTGCGCTGCCCTTTGGG GCGTGAACCTGCTGGTGGGCACAGAGAATGGGCTGAAGCTGCTGGACCGCAGCGGTCAGGGCAAGGTGTACCCGCTCATCAACTCGCGCCGCTTCCAGCAGATGGATGTTCTCGAGGGCCTCAACCTTCTCATCACCATTTCAG GAAAGAAGAACAAGGTGCGCGTCTACTACCTGGCTTGGCTGCGCAACAAGATCCTGCACAATGACCCCGAGGTAGAGAAGAAGCAGGGCTGGACCACAGTTGGTGAGATGGAGGGCTGCGTGCACTACAAAGTGG TGAAGTATGAGCGCATCAAGTTCCTGGTGATCGCCCTGAAGAACTCGGTGGAGGTGTACGCCTGGGCCCCGAAGCCCTACCACAAGTTCATGGCGTTCAAG TCTTTTGGTGACCTGCCCCACCGACCTCAGCTGGTTGACCTGACTGTGGAGGAAGGCCAGAGGTTAAAGGTCATCTACGGCTCCAGTGCTGGCTTTCATGCCATCGACGTCGACTCTGGAAACAACTATGACATCTACATCCCTGTACAC ATCCAGAGCCAGATTACGCCTCATGCCATCGTCTTCCTGCCAAATTCTGATGGCATGGAGATGCTACTGTGCTACGAGGACGAAGGGGTCTATGTCAATACCTACGGGCGCATCATCAAGGACGTGGTGCTACAGTGGGGCGAGATGCCGACCTCCGTGG CACACATCTGCTCCAACCAGATCATGGGCTGGGGCGAGAAGGCTATTGAGATCCGCTCCGTGGAGACAGGCCACCTAGATGGGGTCTTCATGCACAAGAGGGCGCAGCGACTCAAGTTCCTATGTGAAAGAAATGACAAGGTGGGGAGGAGACATgtcagtgtacacacacacacgcgcgcgcgcatgcacgCTGACCCGCACACCCCTGCCTTTCAGGTGTTCTTTGCCTCCGTGCGCTCAGGCGGCAGCAGCCAGGTATACTTCATGACCCTCAACAGGAACTGCATCATGAACTGGTGA
- the mink1 gene encoding misshapen-like kinase 1 isoform X1, translating into MSENAPTRSLDDIDLAALRDPAGIFELVEVVGNGTYGQVYKGRHVKTGQLAAIKVMDVTEEEEEEIKAEINMLKKYSHHRNIATYYGAFVKKSPPGHDDQLWLVMEFCGAGSVTDLVKNTKGNSLKEDWIAYICREILRGLSHLHAHKVIHRDIKGQNVLLTENAEVKLVDFGVSAQLDRTVGRRNTFIGTPYWMAPEVIACDENPDSTYDYRSDIWSLGITAIEMAEGAPPLCDMHPMRALFLIPRNPPPKLKSKKWSKKFIDFIEGCLVKTYPSRPSTEQLLKHPFIRDQPTERQVRIQLKDHIDRTRKKRGEKEETEYEYSGSDEEDENRGDERESSSILNVPGESTLRRDFLRLQQENKERSEALKRQQAQLAAQRRDPEEHKRQLLHDRQKRIEEQKEQRRRLEEQQRKEREMVRQQEKGPHRLLDERRREEDRRLAEREQEFIRHKLEEEQRQLEILQQQLLQEQALLMEYKRKQLEEQRQSERLQRQLQQEHAYLVSLQQQQQQQQQQDKKPQLYHYNKNLEPNNKPAWAREVEERSKLNRQGSPKICTTVSDTAIQSRSDSVSQSGVAQAAQTPPMQRPVEPQGGPGKFQMAHLVPLKPYAAPVPRSQSLCDQPTKTMSAFPTQDPAPSPSPRSIPPRELVRQNSDPTSESPAPQPRAMREDRAPWIQLHEADQPPKVPQRTTSIAAALNTNLSSGIRHPVRASNPDLSRNDRWERGDALSATSNLPQTGSLERHRILTSSKMDSSPVLPQEGHQKAGESRTSSRPSRPASYKRAIGEDHGLYSKERLEEPPRPPAKANDYSSSSDSSESSEESESGEGPEEEESPTDRPRDADSDSVNTMVVHEEEGEGEEVQQPGGYGDQTMLAQRTPEKRSHNGYTNLPDVVQPSHSPTETAPNSSPGKDSAYNYQSKGLVKASGKTSFTTFVDLGMYQPSGGAGDVAFSQGLGSRFEQLKVEVRKGSMVNVNPANARPHSDTPEIRKYKKRFNSEILCAALWGVNLLVGTENGLKLLDRSGQGKVYPLINSRRFQQMDVLEGLNLLITISGKKNKVRVYYLAWLRNKILHNDPEVEKKQGWTTVGEMEGCVHYKVVKYERIKFLVIALKNSVEVYAWAPKPYHKFMAFKSFGDLPHRPQLVDLTVEEGQRLKVIYGSSAGFHAIDVDSGNNYDIYIPVHIQSQITPHAIVFLPNSDGMEMLLCYEDEGVYVNTYGRIIKDVVLQWGEMPTSVAHICSNQIMGWGEKAIEIRSVETGHLDGVFMHKRAQRLKFLCERNDKVGRRHVSVHTHTRARMHADPHTPAFQVFFASVRSGGSSQVYFMTLNRNCIMNW; encoded by the exons ATGTCTGAGAACGCGCCGACACGGAGCCTGGACGACATCGACCTCGCGGCGCTGCGG gATCCAGCCGGGATCTTCGAgctggtggaggtggtgggCAATGGCACCTACGGACAGGTGTACAAG GGCCGTCACGTGAAGACTGGTCAGCTGGCCGCCATCAAGGTGATGGATGTGacggaagaggaggaggaggagatcaaGGCTGAGATCAACATGCTGAAGAAGTACAGTCATCACCGCAACATCGCCACCTACTATGGTGCCTTTGTCAAGAAGAGCCCCCCGGGACACGATGACCAGCTCTGG ctGGTGATGGAGTTCTGCGGGGCTGGCTCTGTCACCGACCTGGTGAAGAACACCAAGGGCAACTCTCTGAAGGAGGACTGGATCGCCTACATCTGCAGGGAGATCCTCAGG GGCCTGTCGCACCTCCATGCCCACAAGGTTATCCACAGGGACATCAAGGGTCAGAACGTGCTGCTGACCGAAAATGCTGAGGTCAAACTGG TGGATTTTGGCGTGAGTGCCCAGCTTGACCGCACCGTGGGGCGGAGGAACACTTTCATCGGAACGCCCTACTGGATGGCGCCCGAGGTGATCGCCTGCGATGAGAACCCTGACTCCACCTACGACTACAGG AGCGACATCTGGTCCCTGGGGATCACGGCCATAGAGATGGCGGAAGGAGCTCCTC CTCTCTGTGACATGCATCCAATGAGAGCACTCTTCTTGATCCCCCGGAACCCGCCTCCCAAGCTGAAGTCCAAAAAATG GTCCAAGAAGTTCATCGACTTCATCGAAGGTTGCCTGGTGAAGACGTACCCCAGCAGGCCCTCGACAGAGCAGCTGCTGAAACACCCCTTCATCCGGGACCAGCCCACTGAGAGGCAGGTCCGCATCCAGCTGAAAGACCACATCGACCGCACCCGCAAGAAGAGAGGGGAGAAGG AGGAGACGGAGTACGAGTACAGTGGCAGCGACGAAGAGGATGAGAACCGCGGTGACGAACGCGAGTCTAG CTCCATCCTGAATGTGCCGGGTGAGTCGACGCTGCGAAGGGACTTCTTGCggctgcagcaggagaacaAGGAGCGCTCGGAGGCGCTCAAGAGGCAGCAGGCACAGTTGGCTGCGCAGCGCCGTGACCCCGAGGAGCACAAGCGTCAACTGTTGCATGACCGGCAGAAGCGCATCGAGGAGCAAAAGGAGCAGCGGCGCCGGCTAGAGGAG CAACAGAGGAAGGAGCGGGAGATGGTGCGGCAGCAGGAGAAGGGTCCTCATCGCTTACTGGACGAGCGGCGCAGGGAAGAGGACCGCAGGCTGGCCGAGAGGGAGCAG GAGTTCATAAGGCATAAGTtagaggaggagcagcggcagctGGAGATCCTTCAGCAGCAGCTTCTACAGGAGCAAGCCCTCCTCATG gagtACAAACGCaagcagctggaggaacagCGGCAGTCGGAGCGTCTGCAGaggcagctgcagcaggagcacgCGTACcttgtgtctctgcagcagcagcaacagcagcagcagcagcaggacaagAAGCCTCAGCTGTATCACTACAACAAGAACTTGGAGCCCAACAACAAGCCTGCCTGGGCCCGTGAG gtggaggagcgcAGTAAACTGAACAGACAGGGCTCCCCCAAGATTTGCACCACAGTATCTGACACAGCTATCCAGTCACGGTCGGACTCTGTCAGCCAATCAGGAGTGGCCCAGGCTGCCCAGACCCCGCCCATGCAGCGGCCTGTCGAACCGCAGGGCGGACCGGGAAAG TTCCAAATGGCCCACCTGGTGCCCCTGAAGCCGTACGCGGCCCCCGTCCCACGCTCCCAGTCGCTCTGCGACCAGCCCACTAAGACCATGTCTGCCTTCCCCACCCAGGACCCTgcccccagcccctccccccgCTCCATCCCCCCCAGGGAACTTGTGCGCCAAAACTCGGACCCCACCTCGGAAAGCCCCGCTCCTCAGCCCCGAGCAATGAGAGAGGACCGTGCACCATGGATCCAGCTGCACGAAGCAGATCAGCCTCCCaag GTACCACAGAGAACGACTTCAATCGCTGCGGCACTCAACACCAACCTGTCTTCTGGGATCAGACACCCAGTGAGAgccag CAACCCGGACCTGAGCCGTAACGACCGCTGGGAAAGGGGCGACGCCCTGAGCGCCACGTCCAACCTGCCCCAGACGGGCTCCCTGGAGAGGCACCGCATATTGA cTTCGTCAAAAATGGACTCGTCCCCCGTCCTGCCCCAGGAGGGACATCAGAAGGCCGGCGAGTCGCGCACCTCGTCCAGGCCGAGCCGTCCAGCC AGCTATAAGAGGGCCATAGGAGAG GACCACGGTCTGTACTCGAAGGAGCGGCTGGAGGAGCCCCCCAGGCCCCCCGCCAAGGCCAACGACTACTCCTCGTCCTCGGACAGCAGCGAGAGCAGTGAGGAGAGTGAGAGCGGCGAGGgtccggaggaggaggagagccccACTGATCG CCCTCGAGATGCAGACTCCGACTCAGTGAACACCATGGTGGTCCATGAGGAGGAGGGCGAAGGCGAGGAGGTCCAGCAGCCTGGTGGCTATGGGGACCAGACGATGCTGGCACAACGG ACCCCTGAGAAGCGCAGCCACAACGGCTACACCAACCTGCCAGACGTGGTGCAGCCCTCCCACTCTCCCACGGAGACCGCCCCCAACTCCTCCCCCGGGAAGGACTCCGCCTACAAC TATCAGTCCAAGGGATTGGTCAAAGCATCTGGCAAAACGTCCTTCACAACCTTTGTTGATCTGGGCATGTACCAGCCATCAGGGGGCGCAGGAGACGTAGCCTTTTCGCAGG GCCTTGGCTCCAGGTTTGAGCAGCTGAAGGTGGAAGTGAGGAAGGGCTCCATGGTGAATGTGAACCCCGCCAATGCCCGGCCCCACAGTGACACGCCCGAGATCCGCAAGTACAAGAAGAGGTTCAACTCGGAGATCCTGTGCGCTGCCCTTTGGG GCGTGAACCTGCTGGTGGGCACAGAGAATGGGCTGAAGCTGCTGGACCGCAGCGGTCAGGGCAAGGTGTACCCGCTCATCAACTCGCGCCGCTTCCAGCAGATGGATGTTCTCGAGGGCCTCAACCTTCTCATCACCATTTCAG GAAAGAAGAACAAGGTGCGCGTCTACTACCTGGCTTGGCTGCGCAACAAGATCCTGCACAATGACCCCGAGGTAGAGAAGAAGCAGGGCTGGACCACAGTTGGTGAGATGGAGGGCTGCGTGCACTACAAAGTGG TGAAGTATGAGCGCATCAAGTTCCTGGTGATCGCCCTGAAGAACTCGGTGGAGGTGTACGCCTGGGCCCCGAAGCCCTACCACAAGTTCATGGCGTTCAAG TCTTTTGGTGACCTGCCCCACCGACCTCAGCTGGTTGACCTGACTGTGGAGGAAGGCCAGAGGTTAAAGGTCATCTACGGCTCCAGTGCTGGCTTTCATGCCATCGACGTCGACTCTGGAAACAACTATGACATCTACATCCCTGTACAC ATCCAGAGCCAGATTACGCCTCATGCCATCGTCTTCCTGCCAAATTCTGATGGCATGGAGATGCTACTGTGCTACGAGGACGAAGGGGTCTATGTCAATACCTACGGGCGCATCATCAAGGACGTGGTGCTACAGTGGGGCGAGATGCCGACCTCCGTGG CACACATCTGCTCCAACCAGATCATGGGCTGGGGCGAGAAGGCTATTGAGATCCGCTCCGTGGAGACAGGCCACCTAGATGGGGTCTTCATGCACAAGAGGGCGCAGCGACTCAAGTTCCTATGTGAAAGAAATGACAAGGTGGGGAGGAGACATgtcagtgtacacacacacacgcgcgcgcgcatgcacgCTGACCCGCACACCCCTGCCTTTCAGGTGTTCTTTGCCTCCGTGCGCTCAGGCGGCAGCAGCCAGGTATACTTCATGACCCTCAACAGGAACTGCATCATGAACTGGTGA